From Onychostoma macrolepis isolate SWU-2019 chromosome 19, ASM1243209v1, whole genome shotgun sequence, a single genomic window includes:
- the ywhaz gene encoding 14-3-3 protein zeta/delta: MDKSQHVQRAKLAEQAERYDDMADSMKKVTELGEELTDEERNLLSVAYKNVVGARRSAWRVVSSIEQKTEGSDKQQMAKEYREKIETELKAICKDVLHLLDKFLIRSTSPAESQVFYLKMKGDYYRYLAEVATGDEKTDIIQKSQEGYQAAFDISKDNMQPTHPIRLGLALNFSVFYYEILNSPEQACELAKKAFDDAIAELDQLTEDSYKDSTLIMQLLRDNLTLWTSDNQADGEDTEEGREN; this comes from the exons ATGGACAAGAGCCAACATGTGCAGAGGGCCAAACTGGCGGAGCAAGCCGAACGCTACGATGACATGGCCGACTCCATGAAGAAAGTGACTGAGCTTGGAGAGGAGCTGACCGATGAGGAGAGAAACCTGCTCTCTGTGGCCTACAAGAATGTTGTGGGCGCCCGCCGGTCCGCCTGGAGGGTGGTGTCCAGCATCGAGCAGAAGACCGAGGGCAGTGACAAACAGCAGATGGCTAAAGAGTACCGTGAGAAGATTGAGACTGAGCTGAAGGCCATCTGCAAAGACGTTCTG CATCTCTTGGACAAGTTTCTGATCCGCAGCACTTCTCCAGCAGAGAGCCAGGTGTTCTACCTGAAGATGAAGGGAGACTATTACCGCTACCTGGCTGAGGTCGCCACAGGAGACGAGAAAACCG ATATCATCCAGAAGTCTCAGGAAGGGTACCAGGCCGCCTTTGACATCAGCAAAGACAACATGCAGCCCACTCATCCCATCCGCCTGGGCCTGGCTCTCAACTTTTCAGTCTTTTACTATGAGATCCTGAACTCTCCAGAGCAGGCCTGTGAACTTGCCAAGAAG GCTTTTGATGATGCCATTGCTGAGCTGGACCAGTTAACCGAAGACTCGTATAAAGACAGCACACTCATCATGCAGCTACTTCGAGACAATCTGACA CTGTGGACCTCTGACAATCAGGCCGACGGTGAGGACACAGAGGAGGGCCGGGAAAACTAA